A single region of the Tursiops truncatus isolate mTurTru1 chromosome 18, mTurTru1.mat.Y, whole genome shotgun sequence genome encodes:
- the CKAP2 gene encoding cytoskeleton-associated protein 2 isoform X2, producing the protein MSTPAVPQDLQLPPSQRAQSAFREQRRQKLKEHLLKRKIFFAYKQENQILSSDRDQRVRISEGQIQEETKVLELKAKMTDKENVGRPTGIKNSITMEKNCIPLKPCNELTNSTTAVDTPNFEDNNQTLPLLPIKDDPQSQHMTLSQAFHLKNNSKKKQMTTEKPKQDANMPKKPVLGSYRGQIVQSKINSFRKPLQVKDESSAATKKLSATVSKATKSQPVHASSVTVKSDRASHMTTATKFVSTTSQSSQLVRPSIRSHHSNNQNTMKQDISRTSASVTVRKGPREKELLQLNTVSSIIKTSSSQDIKRNKTLSRSMTSEMVARPASSSNTKLIEKSKSIDQRRHTMVKAAIDSRWTQPRETAEERKARLSEWKAGKGRVMKRPPSSVVTQPEPEAQNEKPVGSFWTTMAEEDEQRVFTEKVNKTFSECLNLINEGCPKEEVLVTLNDLIKNIPDAKKLVKYWICLARVEPLTSPIENVIAIYEKAILAGAQALDAQARWPWLTGPAAPRHVGSSRTGARTCVPCISRRTLNHCTTREAPNC; encoded by the exons ATGAGCACCCCAGCCGTGCCCCAGGACCTGCAGCTGCCCCCGAGTCAGAGGGCCCAGTCCGCGTTCAGAG agcaaagaagacaaaaactcaAGGAgcatctgttaaaaagaaaaattttttttgcatacaAACAGGAAAATCAGATATTATCCAG tgatagagACCAGAGAGTGAGGATATCTGAAGGCCAGATCCAAGAAGAGACAAAAGTTCTGGAACTTAAGGCAAAAATG ACTGATAAAGAGAATGTCGGTAGACCTACTGGGATCAAGAATAGTATAACAATGGAAAAAAACTGTATTCCTTTAAAACCTTGTAATGAATTAACCAATTCAACTACAGCAGTTGATACACCTAATTTTGAGGATAATAATCAAACTCTGCCATTGTTACCAATTAAAGATGACCCCCAAAGTCAACATATGACGTTAAGCCAAGCATTTCACcttaaaaacaacagtaaaaagaaacaaatgactaCAGAAAAACCAAAGCAAGATGCGAACATGCCCAAGAAACCTGTGCTTGGATCTTATCGTGGCCAAATTGTTCAGTCTAAGATTAATTCCTTTAGAAAACCTCTACAAGTCAAAGATGAGAGTTCTGCAGCAACGAAGAAACTTTCAGCTACTGTCTCGAAAGCCACAAAGTCTCAGCCTGTACACGCCAGCAGTGTAACAGTGAAAAGTGATAGAGCCTCACATATGACGACTGCCACTAAATTTGTGAGCACTACATCTCAGAGCAGTCAACTTGTGCGACCTTCTATTAGAAGTCACCACAGTAATAACCAGAACACCATGAAACAAGACATCAGTAGGACGTCTGCCAGTGTTACAGTTAGGAAAGGGCCTCGAGAGAAAGAATTATTACAGTTAAATACGGTTTCATCTATTATCAAAACCAGTTCTTCTCaggacataaaaagaaataagacactATCAAGAAGCATGACATCTGAAATGGTAGCCAGGCCTGCTTCGTCTTCTAATACTAAACTGATAGAAAAGTCAAAAAGCATTGACCAGCGCAGACATACCATGGTGAAAGCAGCTATTGATAGTAGATGGACTCAGCCCAGAGAAACTGCGGAGGAGAGAAA GGCTCGTCTGAGTGAGTGGAAAGCTGGCAAAGGAAGAGTAATGAAAAGGCCTCCGAGCTCAGTGGTTACCCAGCCTGAGCCCGAAgcacaaaatgaaaagccagttGGATCCTTCTGGACTACCATGGCAGAAGAAGACGAACAGCGAGTGTTTACTGAAAAAGTAAACAAGACATTTTCTGAATGCCTAAACCTGATTAATGAG GGATGTCCAAAAGAAGAAGTATTGGTTACACTAAATGacctgattaaaaatattccagatGCCAAAAAACTTGTTAAATATTGGATATGCCTTGCACGTGTTGAACCACTTACGAGTCCTATTGAAAATGTTATCGCAATCTATGAGAAGGCCATTCTGGCAGGAGCTCAG gctttggacgcgcaggctcggtggccatggctcacgggcccagccgctccgcggcatgtgggatcttcccggactggggcacgaacctgtgtcccttgcatcagcaggcggactctcaaccactgcaccaccagggaagccccaaactgttga